Proteins from a single region of Ogataea parapolymorpha DL-1 chromosome IV, whole genome shotgun sequence:
- a CDS encoding 26S proteasome regulatory subunit RPN5 produces the protein MSREAPLKAEKDFTETLDEQLPQIEQLSKSDYKSAVDKLLLLEKQTRQASDLASCKRIMITLMDLLASKKDWSLLNEQILLLSKKQGQLKDSVRVMIQQAISHLDEIQDLETKIQTIETIRTVTENKIFVEIERARVTRILSDILLEKKNDLDKACDVLCELQVETYGSMELSEKIEFILRQMTLSNKRGDYQMSKMLSRKILVRSLEKFADQKLEYYRLMIDIALSEDDYINLVKYYLAIYDIPKIKGDSNESLKALRQIVYYSVLSPYSNLQNDLISRVKIDKNVDKLPTEKEILKLFTADELINWKETEARFGDYLFRDTTFDQSTEKGKLHYKDLQKRVIEYNLRIVSKYYSSIRLERLCELLQLEQQDVELNIIELVNNGVIYAKINRPLKIASFIKPKNENEYLNEWSSNIDQLLSSIETVEHLITKEEMMYAAKVK, from the coding sequence ACAAGGCAAGCGTCCGATCTGGCTTCTTGTAAGAGGATCATGATAACCTTGATGGACCTTTTGGCTTCAAAGAAGGACTGGTctctgctcaacgagcAGATCTTGTTGCTTTCCAAGAAGCAGGGGCAACTGAAAGACTCCGTTAGGGTAATGATTCAACAAGCGATTTCCCATCTCGATGAAATTCAagatttggaaacaaaGATTCAAACGATAGAGACCATTCGCACAGTGACCGAAAACAAAATCTTTGTGGAAATCGAGCGTGCACGGGTGACAAGAATACTCAGTGATATTCTattggagaagaagaatgaTTTGGATAAAGCGTGCGATGTGTTGTGCGAATTGCAGGTCGAGACGTACGGGTCTATGGAGCTGAGTGAAAAGATTGAGTTTATTTTGAGACAAATGACTTTGAGCAACAAGAGAGGAGATTATCAGATGTCTAAGATGCTCTCGAGAAAGATCCTGGTGAgatctttggagaagtttgcaGACCAAAAATTGGAGTACTACAGACTAATGATTGACATTGCTTTGAGTGAAGACGACTATATCAACCTGGTGAAGTATTATCTCGCCATCTACGACATCCCGAAGATAAAGGGAGACAGCAACGAGTCTTTGAAGGCTTTGAGACAGATTGTCTACTACAGTGTGCTTTCGCCGTATTCCAATTTGCAGAACGATCTGATCTCTAGAGTGAAGATAGACAAAAACGTTGATAAGCTGCCAACTGAAAAGGAGATCCTTAAGCTGTTCACTgcagacgagctgatcaactgGAAAGAAACTGAGGCACGGTTTGGCGATTATTTGTTTAGGGATACCACCTTTGATCAGTCGACTGAGAAAGGTAAGCTGCATTACAAAGATCTCCAGAAGCGCGTGATAGAATACAATTTGAGAATAGTCTCAAAGTATTACTCATCTATTAGATTGGAAAGGTTATGtgagctgctgcaactgGAACAACAGGATGTTGAACTGAACATCATCGAGTTGGTGAATAATGGAGTTATCTACGCTAAGATAAACCGGCCACTGAAGATTGCCAGCTTTATCAAGCCGAAGAACGAGAATGAGTATTTGAATGAGTGGAGTTCAAATATCGACCAGCTTCTTAGCAGTATAGAGACTGTCGAGCATTTGATCACTAAGGAGGAGATGATGTATGCTGCGAAGgtgaaataa